CTTTTTCTAAACATTTTTAGAGTAGATTATTTTTAAAGTATTAATTTAAAAAGGATTAATAATAATATTATCTCCTCGTCTGAGTCGTGTAAATTTGGTTGCCAGTATATTATGTAGTAGTTAGTGACTCATTTTGTATTTTTGTTGATTGCCATTTGTCTCTATTCATTTGCGTAGCCTTCAGATTTAGCAAATTGAATTGACACACTTTGATTGTAAGTGTAACTGATGCTTCCCCCGATTTGCATACAGATCTCGTGGACACTAGTTATTTAAATCCATTGCAAAACAATGGCCCAATTATTGTTGAAAAAAAGATAATTTCACAGTATGAATAATTAAATCATGATTAAAGCATGGACTACCATGTATAATTCTCAAACATACTAATATAATACTAATTAAACCAAACACCATAAACAGGAACAACACCATGACTTGTGTGAAAGTCTCGTTGTCCTTTTCCAGTACGGGAtcgcaaagaaggctttgcattCTAACAGTCTCGCTGTCCTTTTCGTCTCAACACCATACTTGATTGAAAGTCTTTGCATGGCGAGCTGACGCGCATGTGAAACTGCCTTATCTTCCTCGGTTCCTCCACATGGAGTAGAGAGAGCTTTTATATTTAAGCATATCATCCTCTATCTCAATTAGTAAGGTGGAACTAAATCTTCACACAATCATACACCGGCAAAACATGGATGGCTTTGAGGCTTATTGGAAATAGTTGGAATGCGACGGTGCCGTATCTGGCTTACGTGCGACATCCAACGCACGTTCAGCGGCCGATCAACCAATTGAAAATTCAGGGATTGTTTTCCTCATACGGATGTGATTTGCAACATGGGTAGAATCGGTTTCTAGTATCGACAGGTTGTGGTCATCGGAGCACGGCATGCAAGCTGCGGCATTGCCTTATAAGATTTTATTCCGAAATAATTGGAGTTCTCAATGAGGCCAAGCACGTTTATTCCAACAGTTGCAATCGAGCTAGTAGTTTTCCATCTGACGAGAAGAATCACTTGTGATCTCCTATGTTCCATTGCAACCTCCTCGTATAACTTTCTCTGGTGACATTACGGCGTCATCTTTGTGGATCACACACGAGCACAAACAACCTCGACAAAATTGTGGAAGTTGTTCAAGGATCCGCCGTCGGGCCCGAACGCCTTGAGCACCCTGGCCTGCAGGTCCCGCGCCGTAGCCCTCATCCGGGCCCCTTCAGCCCCTGTCAGCAGCGACGTCACCACCTCCGCCACGCCACCGCTCGTCATCGGCGTGTCGTCGCCGAACGCGGTGCCGAAGCACCACATGCGTGCCACAGCACGCGCATTCATCTGCTGGTCGCCGAAGAAGGGGCGGCACGCCATGGGCACGCCGCCGGACATCCCCTCGACGACGGCCCCCCAGCCGGAGTGCGTGACGAACGCGCCCACTGCCGGGTGCCGCAGCACCGCGGCCTGCGGCGTCCATGGCACCAGGAGCCCGGAGCCGTTGGCCTTGGCGCGGTCCACGAACCCCGGCGGGAGCAGCGCCCATGCGTCCTCCCGAAGCGACCACAGGAAGGGCGCGCCGCTGGCCTCGAGCCCGGAGGCCAGCTCACGAAGCTCGTCCGGTGGCAGCGCCGCGACCGTGCCGAAGCTGACGTACGCCACGGTGCCAGCGGGGCGCTGAGCGAGCCAGGCAAGGCAGCCGTGGGGGTCGtcggctggcgcggcggcgcccgGGAGGAGGTGGTAGGGGCCGATGGGGAGGGAGTTGGGGAGCGCGTCGGCGAGGGCCGCGGACACGTCCTGCGGGAAGAGGCCCGGGAAGGCATTGAgcgcgacggcggtggcggcgcggggcAGGCGCTGCGCCAGGCGACTGAGGAGGAGGCTCATGACACGGTGCATGTCGCCGCTGGCGCCGACGCCGCCGAAGGGGAGGTCGCGGACGCGGTAGCTCCCGAGGCCTGGGTGGGAGGTCAGAAGCTCGTCGGCCCTGTTCGCGGCTGCAAGTGCATTTGCATGCGGCGCAACAGTATTAGCATGTCACTGTGCAAAGTGCAGCGCGTGCAATTCGAGGTCTCGAGCCGAATAATTTCAACAGAATCGGTCGTACCCTGGTCACCGATGTCCTCGCGGATCGCGTCGCCGATGAGGTGTGCCAGGAGCGCGCACGGGCCGCCCGTCCAGACTGCGACCCAGGGCACCCCGGCCTCTGCGGCCATGGACATGAAGACGTCCCCGACGACGCAGCTCACCATGGCGCCCCCAGCCGCGGCGCGTGCCATTTCTAACGCCTGCCTGAGGCCACCAGCCTCCGCGGCCTCGACAAACAGCTCCATCCGACGCCACGGCATGGTTCCCTGATCGTCGCCTCCTGCAGCCGGCACCTCCACAAAGCGCAGGTTCCCCGGGACCGCCGCGATACCAAGCCACGCCAGGAAGTCGGCGGTGGAGATGAAGGAGAAGGTCGTGGACGGCGCCGCGGTGGCGAGGGCGCGCGCGACCATGAGGAGCTTCGGGGCGTGGGAGGAGAAGGGAAAAGCCACCACGGCGACGTGCGATGACCCCATCGTTACTCTGCGGACTCTGCGTGGGCGGAGAGCTTGTGAGGTAGGCGTGCGCTACGTTGCGTTTATTTACGTGGAATGCTGTCAAAGTGGCTGAATGTGTATGGGCTGCAGCATCTAGCAAATGGGCAAACTGAAATAACAGGAGTGTCAAGATACAACAGTGGACGTGTTTGATGCACTAGGTAAACTTTAGCCGGCTAAATTTAGTTGCAGGCATCTAAATAGCCCAGCTAAAGTTTAGTTGGATTTAGCTATTTCTACCTAGTTAAAGCCGGCTAAAATTTAGTTGAGTCTATTAGCTGAAGCATTCAAACACCCCAGCTAAAATTTAGCTTGAAAACTTTTAGCTAGCTAAAGTTTTACTTTGAAAGAAGAGGGAAATTCCTAGAAGAAGGCTACTCCTGTCCACTTTGCCATGATAATGTTGATGAAACCGTTATGCATCTGTTTTTTTAGTGCTCCACGGCTACTACTAGATGGTTTATGATTGGCATCCAATGGTCTGTCCAGGGTAGTATTTTCCAAATGCTTATACAGAAGAAAGCTCAGCTCAACATCCCGTGCTTCATGGACCTCTTTATGATTGCTACCTCGTGCATCTGGAAGGAAAGAAATGATTTCATTTTCAATGGGAAACCTCCATCGCCAGCTGCCTGGAAGCAACGTTTTGTAAATGAAGTTAAGCTTCATTTCTGCCGCTTCAAACCCAAATTTCAGCATGTAATTTCCCAGTGGCTAAATTCTTTGTAATAGGTAGTGCTGTTTTTTAAGGTTTGTCTAACACCCCCCTGTAACTCCTTTTTTATTCGCTGTTTTTAATATAGTTCTGCTGGGGAGCGTGGCTCCACAGTTTCTTATTTTAAAAAAAGTTTTACTTTAAAATTTTAGATAGCTAAATTTTAGCTGGGTGCATCAAATAGACCCTTTTACTCTATTCTACCCAATGAACTAACCTATCTAAAGTCATCTCTCGTGAGAATATTCTTTTAAGATTCGGGGTAACCTCATCTCCAAAATTTCAATGGAGTTGTCCGTCCCACCTAGGACACGAACCAACACGTACCGCGGAGGAGGGTGGCCGGCGAGCTTCGTCGTTGGCTCCGCCGCGTGCGACCGTGTGGGCGAGCTCTGTCGCCGACCCCACCGCACACTGCCATGCAGGAGAGCCCTGTCGCTGGCTTCGATGCGTGCTACCGTGTGGACAAGCTTCACCATCGGCCCTGCCGCGTGCGGCCGTGCGTGCGAACTCTGCCGCCGCCCTTGCCGTGTGCGGCCATGCGGGCGATCTCTGCCGCCACCCTTGCCGTGTGCGGCCATGTGGGCGATCTATGCCGCCGGCCATGTCGTGTGCGGTTGCGTGGGcgatctccgccgccgccgccctcgtgtGTAGCCGTGCGGGCATCTTGGTGCGTAGGAAAGgaacaagaaagaaaaggagaaaaagaaaattGACCGGTGGCTCCTACATGTCTCATTCCACTTTTGGTGTCTCTAAATCAAAGTCCCGTCCTCCCTCAAACACATAACAGACCGAATCGTTCTCTAGAAACTGATATGAGATTATCCCATTCCTGTGTATTTTCCAGCCAAACACAGTCCTAGGCTCTCCTAGCAAACTAACTTGTATAGTAAATGCTTTGACCTAACTCCCACATCAGGCGCCCGTAGgtaactctctctctctttgacaCAATGGACCTGTTTAGTTTTACACTAGCAGGCAAACCCGACTGGCACGCAAAATATTCCTAGACGTTGAATTTTACAGTCTGGAGTCAGAGTTGGTTTGGATTGCACTCGAGGCAGACTTGCCTCTCCAATGCCTGGGAGCCAATGTGTTTTTGAGGCTCGAACCAAGGAAAAAAAATTGGGTGTAGCCTGGCTGCACCCTTCCACCGTGCAAACCTGTTAGAATCTGGTGACACGTGTCTCAGAAAATCTATCACACGGTCAGATGATGCTCTAAAAATAGACAACTAAAAATTTCTCATGATACTCTAAAAATAAGCAACTGATCGAAAACTCTATCTCCTAGACGTGTGATGGATTTTTTTTGAGACGTGTCACCAGATTCAAATAGATCTACACGGCGGGAGGGTGTAGCCAGACTGCACCGATTTTTTTCCCGATCCAAACAGCCTCTACTGCGTGACCAAAAGTTGTGTAGCCTGTCTCTTCGGAGACATCTGATAAAAAAAAAAGTTGTTTGTAGCCTGGAATTTAATCCAAACAGCCCCACGTGGTGGAATTTGCTTGGTCGAGGATTCAATCAAACAGCCGACGCCTAGCCGTTGCTTCTCTCTTCTCCATGCGGCACCAAGTCGACGTGCAATCAGCGAATCACCACACCGTTGTTAGAGGGCCCATTCGGCTGGGCTAAATTGGCTGGCTAGGCTGCTTTTGGCTGAGCTGATGAGGTTGGAGTCACGTCCCATGAGTGTAGATCGGTAGCAAGGGAATTTATTTCTTGCTGCTCGAGGCTGTATGTAGATACATTCAAAGCACCGTGATGGTTTTTTACTTATCTTGCATGGTATTGTAGATAATACGTTGTCCTTTGCTTGTTGACGTTGATCTTAGTGAAAATCACAATGCGTCGTCGTGAGTTGCCTCGTAACGTTGAGTCGATAGCGAGATGTAACCAAGTAGATGCAGAAGCATTTGGATATATAAAAGTATTATATATAGCTAAATGAAAATCTTGACTTAGCTTTTCTGGCTGATCTTGCGATGGAGTCGATCCTCGAAAAGGCGAACGAGTAGTAAGGGGATCGCACGACATGTGCACACCTGACGCATagatatatgcatatacacagaTGCAAAAATCATTATACGATCTTACTTGAAGTTGACCTACATGCTGCTAGCCTGCCGCATTTAGCCGTCTCCTTGATTGGTACCGACGAAGGGCAGCGTTGGACCTCCGGAGAACTCTGGTGTTCGAATCGTAGAAACAGGACTTCACACTGCATGGCGGCGTCATCGAGGCTGCTTGTCTTGGTCGATCGAGTACATGCACCTCGACGGCAGGTACAGATCGCCCTGCGTACTCCACACGAGAAGCCAGGCTTTtggataaaagtaggagatcaGATCAAACCTTACGAAGAGCGTTGCGCTGTGATTCCCACGCCAAGACACGCCGCCGTGAGTTGCATCGTGATGTTGCCTGGATCAGCCGAGTTGCCATGAACGGCATAGCTAGATCTTGAGGTAAGCCATCTGGTTCGCCAGAGGATCAGcacgcataccccctacctggcgcgtcactgtcgacgaaatctggtcggcaatctaccgaggggtatacccatggtagtagatgatcggtggggtgcgtgtgatcaggaaccagatggtccCCGCGCGAGCGCCGCTGTCCCCATTGCGCTGCCGTCCTCTGCTTCCTTCTCTCTTGTTCTGTTGCTCGAAGCTCTGTTCTTGTTTTTGTATCCTCTTTGTTCTTCCTTTTGTAAATTTGTAAATAATTTGATgatatttgtgaacaatttgacaCATATTTCTCTGGTATCTGGaatccatagaaaaaaattaattttttttgaaaatttgctATATATTTGTCTAAGGTATTGTGTTATCCCAAATTACATCACTCTGTCCAATAAATTATACTGAAGAAGTtgttgtaaatatagtaataagacaGTATAAGTGTAGCTAGATGACAATGTAAGTATATGAGAAAATTTCAGTTGATAGGAGTGGCAAAAATAACTGAACGTCACGTAGACACTTCCATAATAATTTGGAGTGCAACCGGTACTGCTCGACCGGATGGGGACCATGCCCTTGCAGGTTACTTGATATCTACGGGCCGGCTGGGCAGGGTTAGTGAAATCTGTGGCCTGTAATACCGCACGCATCGTCATTAAGTGGAAAAGTAAGCGAGGCTATACAAAGCATAGTGATGCTGACGGCCATGATCCCGTAGTTAGTGAGGAGAAAAGTGCCTGCTGCCCTACCCATGTCTGTCTGAGACATTACTCCAGCACGAATGAGCGAGCTAGCTGATGGAGTGGTCGATGGGGATGTGGAGTGAAGCTGACGGTGATCGATCTGTTGGTTCTTTAACAGTGCTAGCTGTGTCAGACTGTCAGTACGTGCTGCTTACTGTGCCCCCGGCTGCTGACCAGCCTGACCTGCCGCTAATCAGTGATCTCCCAGCGTCTGCTTATTGCTCTCTTCTCCACTCTTCAGCTATCAAGTGACGCGTCGGTGGTCGCCACAGGTGGCAGTCGTTAAGTTTCGTTCAGAAAACAACCCTTGCCTGGTGGCATAATGAGCTCGAAATTAGTAGAGCAACAGAGGCGAAAAAATATCTGCTAGAGCTAGATTGACTGATTCGACTGTGATGTGTGGTGTGTGCACCACCACAGTCATTGCAATGTTGAGatttaggggtgtttggttctttagtggctcctaaaattcatgtcaaatcgaatgtttagatattaataaaggacattaaatatagattaattacaaaaccaattacatagatggaggctaatttgcgggacggattttttaagcctaattaatccgtacgttgtcaaatcatggactaattaggcttaaaagattcgtctcgcaaattagtcacaagttatACAATTAgcttcgtaattagtctatatttaatactccgtgctaaatattcgatgtgacgggaacaAACTGGGCCTTAGAAGGAGATCTGACGATCTGGCAGGATCATCGATTCATCATTTCCTTGGACTGATTGCACTTCGTTGACGAGGCAGTCACATCAAAATAGTGATTTGACGGGGATTATATATCTTGTGCAGTGAAAACAAGAGCAGTGGGTTAAATTATATTCGAGCTGAGGTACGAGTTACGTACGCGCGGTGCAGTGCGTGAGGCCGGCCGTGACCGTCAGCGACGACGCCGCGCGAGGCCCGCCGGCTGGTTGGTGGCGTCCGGTGTGAGGACACGCGCGGGCGGGCGGCGCCGGGGGATTAATGCGGATGACGTCGTCGTAGAGACGAAACCGGCCGGGCGGCTGGCCGGCGGGGGTGAGTTGCCGGTCCATCAGGCAACTGGTGGTGTAACATACTCCCTTCGTCTTAGAAAGAGCGACGTAGCTTTCGTTCAATGATGATGCATGACCCAACGCGCGCCATGGGGCCGGCCGGACGTGATTTTTTGTAGGATTTTTTAGCGGCTGCGTCGGCCTAGCTAGCTTGGCCTTCTGACTCGCTGTGGCCGAGTTGACAGGCTCTTGAAAGCGGCGTCAACCCAACCTTGTGCCATCTCGCGTTGTCAGTCGAACAAGAAAGTCACCAATGCAAGCATGGCGACGACCTCACTGCACGGCCTTTCTTTCAAATCTAGGCCTTGATTAGTGGCTCCCTAAAGTTTACTCTATGTtccatcaaatatttagacataagcatagagtattaaatatagactaaaaataactaattacacagtttatgactaattcgtgagacaaattttttaagcctaattagttcataatttgataatgtggtgctacagtaacacatgtgctaatgacggattaattaggcttaataaattcgtcttgtagattactgacagattctgtaatttattatttttattagtatctgaacaccaTATACGACACCCAATACGACACATTAAAACTTTACGTACTGGATTTAAACAAGTCTATCTGGCTTCGTACTGGCTGATTTTTATTTTGTCAAATCTAGATCTCGCTTCGTACGGTACTTGAATGACATGATCGATGTGCGTGGTCGCTCGTTTCCTACCATTCTGAGTCGCGTCATCCGATGATGTAACGTCCCTGGTGCACCGCCGGCCGCGGCGGTGGGTAGCTACATCCGTCGCAACCCAACAAACAACAAAGGGTCACCGCCGGCCTGCTGCCTGCCCGTCGATCCACGCCACCTATGGGCATAGCACTCGAGACCAGCCGGAGGAGCCCAGCAGGCACTCGACCGACCGACCAAATAGCGACGCACGATTGCGCTCCACCATCATGGATTCATGATGGCCAACAGTGCACGGATTGTACCCACACACACACTGAGACACACTGTTGCTGCTGCATGCAACAATATCTCTCATCTGCTGACTGCTGCAAAACATTGCTCCCTGTTGCGGATTCGCGTAGAGATCATACGAATGATGATGATCACAGCcatcctagctagctagcttcatCATCATCGCATGGGTAATGGGCTAATGGCCTACGTACTACCTACGCATGCATATATACTGTTACTACCGGAGGGGACATGTGTGTGTGACATTTCATGGATCGAGGGCTTTTCACCGGTGGAGAACGTACTTTGGGTTCTATACTTTAGGGGTTTTGTTTCTTTAGTcgttcctaaaatttatgtcacagcagatgtttaaatactaataagaagcattaaatatagattaattataaaatcaattacataaATGGAGACTAATTTCCaagatgattttttaagcctaattaatctgtcattagcgcaTGTTGACGGTAGcgacacgttgtcaaatcatagactaattaggcttaaaagattcatctcgcaaattagtcgcaagttatgcaattagtttcgtatttactctatatttaatactctatgcatgtgtctaaacatttgatgtgacaagaATTTTAGGAGTTCCTGCAGGAACCAAAtagccctttagtcctggctatTTTGGACCTAGAACTAAAAAaagaattagtcccggttggagttaTCATTCGGGACTAAAGTccctgtcggggaccaatactagggtacccgaagaggaggggctaacGACCATCAACGTTGATTCGTTCGAgcggtcaagagcgcgactacacctcttgccgGGCTCCTCCTCATCCGACCACCGaggtcatgggctccgcctcgtccgacccccgagagTTGGCTCCGCCTTGATGGACACtgaggtcgtgggctccgcctcgtctgacccccgagggttggctccgcctcgcccgacgtctaagggctggctttgcctcgccctACCCCcaaggactggctccgcctctcccgaccctcgagggttggctccgcctcggccgacgtctgagggttggctccgtctCGGCCGACGTCtaaggactggctccgcctcgcccgacccccgagggttggctccgcctcggccaaagtctgagggttggctctgcctcgcctgacccctgagggttagCTCCGCCTCGGCGACGTCAGaggactggctctgcctcgcttgacccccgagggttggctccgcctcagcCGACGtatgagggttggctccgcctcgcccgacgtccgagggtcggctccgcctcgcccgacatctgagggctggctccgcttcgctcgatccctcggacatggttcctaacggaagctcacgcTGTCGCCAACCgctacgggccagaaagtacgACCCAAGGTCAAACCTCTAGCATCGTGTAGGGAGCGGTCACGTCTCAACATGACCCGCCCCCGCAACATGtgaaaggtcttaatggctagaggggggtgaatagcctaataaaaatttctataacaacacttaacaaaatggttagacaattacgaggcgaagcaagtgttgcgctaggctactcaaaatgcaagccatctaccacaattctagtttagatagt
Above is a genomic segment from Miscanthus floridulus cultivar M001 chromosome 3, ASM1932011v1, whole genome shotgun sequence containing:
- the LOC136547155 gene encoding anthocyanidin 3-O-glucosyltransferase-like, giving the protein MGSSHVAVVAFPFSSHAPKLLMVARALATAAPSTTFSFISTADFLAWLGIAAVPGNLRFVEVPAAGGDDQGTMPWRRMELFVEAAEAGGLRQALEMARAAAGGAMVSCVVGDVFMSMAAEAGVPWVAVWTGGPCALLAHLIGDAIREDIGDQAANRADELLTSHPGLGSYRVRDLPFGGVGASGDMHRVMSLLLSRLAQRLPRAATAVALNAFPGLFPQDVSAALADALPNSLPIGPYHLLPGAAAPADDPHGCLAWLAQRPAGTVAYVSFGTVAALPPDELRELASGLEASGAPFLWSLREDAWALLPPGFVDRAKANGSGLLVPWTPQAAVLRHPAVGAFVTHSGWGAVVEGMSGGVPMACRPFFGDQQMNARAVARMWCFGTAFGDDTPMTSGGVAEVVTSLLTGAEGARMRATARDLQARVLKAFGPDGGSLNNFHNFVEVVCARV